Proteins from one Primulina huaijiensis isolate GDHJ02 unplaced genomic scaffold, ASM1229523v2 scaffold35959, whole genome shotgun sequence genomic window:
- the LOC140968390 gene encoding transcription factor bHLH49-like: MNTSCKDNNHEQEKMTENPVNYHAPNVLSDWQINGNNLPIASLGTTRLGNSTVESSDCSTTFMPDSFLPPVFDQPSNGHSLGYFDTSFQNQASSSSGLGPVRVGMNWTQNAMLRGSIYLPAVPGMVPPSLPHFPTDPAFIERAARFSCFSGGNFSEIMNPFSIPDRLNPYSHGLGPMQRPNDVVDTTGVLEQALVPGELSVEGTTLKNERKSQSFRQSYDEAKHGVDASTNESDEAEFSGRDSQEELVDAAEDSSGTGLGSNKRKRTRQNTENNEIVGTPLPPIEPMKDQAEIKLKGDQNPASTSKPGGKHSQQGSQGSDLPKEGYIHVRARRGQATNSHSLAERVRREKISERMKFLQDLVPGCSKVTGKAVMLDEIINYVQSLQRQVEFLSMKLATVNPRLDFNIEALLAKDILQPRAGMPSSQALPLDMTMLFPALLSSQPGQIQTNLPCSETFRRPFNLQSFALAQVPGLWDGELHNIVHTGFNTSGLLNSQDLSGSLPTGHLKTEP; this comes from the exons ATGAACACTTCTTGTAAGGACAATAATCATGAGCAAGAGAAGATGACTGAGAATCCTGTAAACTATCATGCGCCAAATGTACTATCAGATTGGCAAATAAATGGGAACAATTTACCAATTGCATCTTTAGGAACGACTCGATTAGGAAATTCTACGGTGGAGTCTTCTGATTGTTCCACCACATTTATGCCGGATTCTTTTTTACCTCCAGTTTTCGATCAACCTAGCAATGGACATAGTTTAGGCTATTTTGACACGAGTTTCCAGAATCAAGCTAGCAGTTCAAGTGGCCTTGGTCCAGTTCGAGTGGGTATGAATTGGACTCAGAATGCAATGTTAAGAGGGAGTATCTATTTACCAGCTGTTCCTGGAATGGTTCCTCCAAGCTTGCCTCATTTCCCTACTGATCCGGCTTTTATTGAGCGTGCAGCGAGGTTTTCATGCTTCAGTGGAGGGAACTTTAGTGAAATAATGAACCCCTTTAGCATTCCAGACCGTTTGAATCCGTATTCTCATGGATTGGGACCAATGCAAAGGCCAAATGATGTAGTGGACACGACAGGAGTTCTGGAACAGGCTTTGGTACCTGGGGAGCTTTCTGTTGAAGGGACTACTCTCAAGAATGAGAGAAAAAGCCAGAGTTTTCGACAATCTTATGATGAAGCAAAACATGGAGTTGATGCGTCTACTAACGAGTCTGATGAGGCTGAATTCAGCGGCCGTGATTCACAAGAGGAGTTGGTTGATGCAGCTGAGGATTCCTCTGGTACCGGGCTTGGATCGAACAAGAGAAAAAGAACTCGTCAG AATACCGAAAATAACGAAATTGTTGGAACCCCACTGCCACCTATTGAACCAATGAAGGACCAAgctgaaattaaattaaaaggtgATCAGAACCCCGCTTCCACCAGTAAACCCGGTGGCAAACACAGTCAGCAGGGCTCCCAAGGATCGGATCTGCCCAAGGAAGGATACATACACGTCAGAGCACGAAGAGGACAGGCAACAAATAGCCATAGTCTTGCTGAAAGG GTAAGGAGGGAGAAGATTAGTGAGAGGATGAAATTCCTTCAGGATCTCGTACCTGGTTGCAGCAAG GTAACTGGAAAAGCAGTCATGCTCGACGAAATAATCAATTATGTGCAATCACTTCAACGACAAGTTGAG TTCCTGTCAATGAAGCTTGCAACAGTAAATCCACGGCTAGACTTCAATATTGAAGCTCTTCTGGCTAAAGAT ATCCTACAACCTAGAGCTGGTATGCCATCTTCCCAGGCACTTCCACTTGATATGACAATGCTTTTTCCTGCGCTGCTTTCGTCGCAACCTGGACAAATCCAAACCAATCTTCCTTGTTCAGAAACATTTAGAAGACCCTTTAATTTACAATCATTCGCATTGGCTCAG GTACCCGGTCTGTGGGATGGGGAACTTCACAATATCGTTCATACGGGCTTTAACACAAGTGGTCTTCTAAATAGCCAAGATTTAAGCG GTTCTCTACCAACGGGACACTTGAAAACCGAACCTTGA